A single genomic interval of Streptomyces sp. BA2 harbors:
- a CDS encoding PT domain-containing protein: MRAIRVASAALLAATTLTLTATTASTAVADETDTNNNITSFGFRVTPSTIAAGGQVMLSVDGCEGDAKVTSGVFDDAHIPKGQNSVSAMVFQDAKPGAMYEVTFDCKGETGTTDLTIATGRPTHQPTHQPTHQPTHHPTAPVRHGVKAGVGGSLGGLDLHEIALGGALIVGTLGTAYYWTRRRSGDGNS; this comes from the coding sequence ATGCGTGCGATACGCGTCGCCTCGGCCGCTCTTCTCGCCGCCACCACCCTGACCCTCACCGCCACCACCGCTTCGACGGCCGTCGCGGACGAGACCGACACGAACAACAACATCACCTCGTTCGGCTTCCGCGTCACCCCGTCCACGATCGCCGCCGGCGGCCAGGTCATGCTCAGCGTGGACGGCTGTGAAGGCGACGCCAAGGTCACCTCCGGTGTCTTCGACGACGCCCACATCCCCAAAGGGCAGAATTCCGTCTCCGCGATGGTCTTCCAGGACGCCAAACCGGGCGCGATGTACGAGGTGACCTTCGACTGCAAGGGCGAGACGGGGACCACGGACCTCACCATCGCCACGGGCCGCCCCACCCATCAGCCCACGCATCAGCCCACGCATCAGCCCACGCATCACCCCACCGCCCCGGTCCGCCACGGAGTCAAGGCCGGCGTCGGCGGCAGCCTCGGCGGGCTCGATCTGCACGAGATCGCCCTCGGCGGCGCCCTGATCGTGGGCACCCTCGGCACCGCGTACTACTGGACGCGCCGCCGCAGCGGGGACGGCAACTCCTGA
- a CDS encoding HAD family hydrolase codes for MIETVVFDVGETLTKDDRYWASWADWLGVPRHTVSALVGGVVTRGRDNAEALRLLSPDIDVAAAYHAREAAGRGEYLAETDLYPDVRPALGGLRKQGLRVVIAGNQTSRVGELLRDLDLPADLVVTSGEWGVAKPDPSFFARVIEVAQAAPEQTLYVGDHPANDIYPAKAAGLRAAHIRRGPWGYWWADDPTLVDAADWRIASLTQVASITAE; via the coding sequence ATGATTGAGACCGTCGTGTTCGACGTGGGGGAGACCCTCACCAAAGATGACCGCTACTGGGCGTCCTGGGCCGATTGGCTCGGTGTGCCCCGCCACACTGTCTCCGCGCTCGTGGGAGGTGTCGTCACGCGGGGCCGCGACAACGCCGAAGCGCTGCGGCTGCTGAGCCCGGACATAGACGTCGCCGCCGCCTATCACGCCCGCGAGGCCGCGGGGCGCGGTGAGTACCTGGCCGAGACCGACCTCTACCCCGATGTGCGCCCCGCTCTCGGCGGGCTGCGCAAGCAGGGGCTGCGCGTCGTCATCGCGGGGAACCAGACGTCGCGCGTGGGCGAGTTGCTGCGTGACCTGGATCTGCCCGCCGACCTCGTCGTCACCTCGGGGGAGTGGGGCGTGGCGAAGCCGGATCCGTCGTTCTTCGCCAGGGTGATCGAGGTGGCCCAGGCCGCGCCGGAGCAGACGCTGTACGTCGGTGACCACCCCGCGAACGACATCTACCCGGCGAAAGCTGCCGGGTTGAGGGCCGCGCACATCCGGCGCGGGCCCTGGGGGTACTGGTGGGCCGACGACCCGACCCTCGTCGACGCCGCGGACTGGCGGATCGCCTCCCTCACCCAGGTCGCGTCGATCACCGCTGAGTGA
- a CDS encoding bestrophin-like domain, with the protein MSEWLVLTLAMAAACGVVLLVTFLRHRRTSPDYDASETPDVIEYMTMMIGVVYAIVLGLAIAGVWEARSVAQDHVHSEAQALHEVSERARVYPADVRERIRTDVHAYVSHVVTTEWDVMADRGELTDRGSQLLSRVRHEVTDYEPKSDFEAQAYQPLVDAVAAAADARSSRGDSAGATMPGVVWFGLITGGLVTVGMIFALQIRRTPRELILAGLFSALIAFLLFLIWDFDAPYSRGIAATPEPFRALFDNLGR; encoded by the coding sequence ATGTCGGAATGGCTTGTTCTCACCCTCGCGATGGCGGCCGCGTGCGGCGTCGTCCTCCTCGTCACCTTCCTGCGGCACCGCAGGACGAGCCCGGATTACGACGCTTCGGAGACTCCGGACGTCATCGAGTACATGACGATGATGATCGGCGTGGTGTACGCCATCGTCCTCGGTCTGGCCATCGCCGGCGTCTGGGAGGCCCGCAGCGTCGCCCAGGACCATGTGCACAGCGAGGCCCAGGCGTTGCACGAGGTGTCCGAGCGTGCGCGGGTCTACCCCGCTGACGTCCGCGAACGCATCCGTACGGACGTGCACGCGTACGTCAGCCATGTCGTCACCACCGAGTGGGACGTCATGGCCGACCGCGGCGAACTCACCGACCGCGGCTCCCAACTCCTCTCCCGCGTACGCCACGAAGTCACCGACTACGAGCCCAAGTCCGACTTCGAGGCCCAGGCGTACCAGCCGCTCGTCGACGCGGTAGCGGCCGCGGCCGACGCGCGCAGCTCCCGTGGCGACAGCGCCGGGGCCACCATGCCTGGTGTGGTCTGGTTCGGTCTGATCACGGGCGGTCTCGTCACCGTCGGCATGATCTTCGCGCTGCAGATCCGCCGCACTCCACGCGAACTCATCCTCGCGGGTCTCTTCTCGGCCTTGATCGCCTTCCTGCTCTTCCTCATCTGGGACTTCGACGCCCCCTACAGCCGGGGCATCGCGGCGACCCCGGAGCCGTTCCGCGCGCTGTTCGACAACCTGGGCAGATGA
- a CDS encoding SCO0930 family lipoprotein, producing MLHPSGGSPRAWRSASLVATAAAMLALTTACGQDKGDQSPNGQNVGNQAPAKSDGYGAGSDGYGAGAGDAKEGAGKAKAAGQLAVWDSKKLGEVVTDSEGFTLYRFDKDTAQPPKSNCDGACATTWPVVSPDGAAAAPGVDKSLLGEVTRSDGSKQLTIDGWPMYRYAKDTKAGDAKGQGVGGTWYAAAPDGKKAAPGAEEAEPPAEEAEPPAETAPVDPAGLSTRKDPKLGEIVVDKNGMTVYRFTKDSAWPMKSACTGACLEKWPVVPPVDKNDTKGILKKGFVVFDRPDGQRQQTIDCWPMYTFAGDKKPGDTNGQGVGGTWYAAGPDGKPVGAPK from the coding sequence ATGCTGCACCCATCAGGGGGTTCCCCCCGGGCCTGGCGGAGCGCCTCGCTCGTAGCGACAGCTGCGGCCATGCTGGCGCTGACGACGGCGTGCGGTCAGGACAAGGGGGACCAGTCGCCGAACGGACAGAACGTCGGCAACCAGGCCCCGGCCAAGTCGGACGGATACGGGGCAGGGAGCGACGGATACGGCGCCGGCGCGGGCGACGCGAAGGAGGGGGCGGGGAAGGCGAAAGCCGCCGGTCAGCTCGCTGTCTGGGACAGCAAGAAGCTCGGCGAGGTGGTCACCGACAGCGAGGGCTTCACGCTCTATCGCTTCGACAAGGACACCGCCCAGCCCCCCAAGTCGAACTGTGACGGCGCCTGCGCCACGACCTGGCCCGTCGTGTCACCCGACGGCGCGGCCGCCGCACCCGGCGTCGACAAGTCCCTGCTCGGCGAGGTGACCCGCTCCGACGGCAGCAAGCAGCTGACCATCGACGGCTGGCCGATGTACCGGTACGCCAAGGACACCAAGGCCGGCGACGCCAAGGGCCAGGGCGTGGGCGGCACTTGGTACGCGGCCGCCCCCGACGGCAAGAAGGCCGCGCCCGGCGCCGAAGAGGCCGAGCCCCCCGCCGAAGAGGCCGAACCTCCCGCCGAGACGGCTCCCGTCGACCCGGCAGGGCTCTCCACCCGCAAGGACCCCAAGCTCGGGGAGATCGTCGTCGACAAGAACGGCATGACCGTCTACCGCTTCACGAAGGACTCCGCCTGGCCCATGAAGTCCGCCTGCACCGGCGCCTGTCTGGAGAAGTGGCCGGTGGTTCCGCCCGTCGACAAGAACGACACCAAGGGAATCCTCAAGAAGGGGTTCGTCGTCTTCGACCGCCCCGACGGACAGCGCCAGCAGACGATCGACTGCTGGCCGATGTACACCTTCGCCGGTGACAAGAAGCCCGGCGACACCAACGGGCAGGGCGTGGGCGGCACTTGGTACGCCGCCGGCCCTGACGGAAAGCCTGTCGGCGCCCCGAAGTAG
- a CDS encoding SAM-dependent methyltransferase, with the protein MERPAWAPQGIDITMPSVSRIYDYYLGGSHNFEVDRDAARRAMEFMPGLPKIMQANRAFMRRAVRFAVDEGITQFLDIGSGIPTFGNVHEVARRADPESRVVYVDHDAVAVAHSRAVLDGDEKTAVVAADLRKPQEILGSSEVEALLDLDRPVALLLVAVLHFVEDAYDPCTAVAELRDALAPGSVIALTHASYEGMPIPAEQAGQAVGVYKDIRNPLIMRSREEIARFFEGYDMVEPGLVPMPRWRPDTAPEEEDPYAFSGFAGVGRRA; encoded by the coding sequence ATGGAGCGTCCCGCCTGGGCCCCGCAGGGCATCGACATCACGATGCCCAGCGTGTCCCGCATCTACGACTACTACCTGGGCGGTTCGCACAACTTCGAGGTCGACCGGGACGCAGCCCGCCGGGCCATGGAGTTCATGCCGGGGCTGCCCAAGATCATGCAGGCGAATCGTGCCTTCATGCGCCGGGCGGTGCGCTTCGCCGTCGACGAGGGCATCACCCAGTTCCTCGACATCGGTTCGGGCATCCCCACCTTCGGCAACGTCCACGAGGTCGCGCGGCGTGCGGATCCCGAGAGCCGCGTGGTGTACGTCGACCACGACGCCGTGGCCGTCGCGCACAGCCGGGCCGTGCTCGACGGTGACGAGAAGACGGCCGTCGTCGCCGCGGATCTGCGCAAACCCCAGGAGATCCTGGGCAGTTCGGAGGTCGAGGCGCTGCTCGACCTGGACCGCCCGGTGGCCCTTCTTCTCGTCGCCGTCCTGCATTTCGTAGAGGACGCGTACGATCCCTGTACAGCGGTCGCCGAACTGCGGGACGCACTCGCGCCCGGCAGCGTGATCGCCCTCACGCACGCCTCGTACGAAGGGATGCCGATCCCCGCCGAGCAGGCCGGTCAGGCCGTCGGCGTCTACAAGGACATACGCAATCCACTGATCATGCGCTCGCGCGAAGAGATCGCGCGGTTCTTCGAGGGATACGACATGGTGGAACCCGGCCTCGTGCCGATGCCGCGCTGGCGGCCCGACACCGCGCCCGAGGAGGAGGACCCCTATGCCTTCTCCGGGTTCGCCGGCGTGGGGCGCAGGGCATGA
- a CDS encoding putative bifunctional diguanylate cyclase/phosphodiesterase, with the protein MSGEPDGPEDRVRRFATIWSRAIFPVTATSLTRPEFEQQLVPLARRLRAALHERIFDAAEGQAIGAALVGTHCTDPEALSRTLDCVDAYLVLYCGDDGPREELRARSARLQHAVAAGFAAALRERTLAEQEAISRAALDARSAVAEALHASEARFRAVFHGAAIGIGIADLTGTVLEANDALIRMFGGLESQLRGRNVAEWTHPDDSPHVWKLYEELVRGEREHYRVEKAFYRPDGTALWTNLTVSLLRDADGVPQYQLALMEDTTERRLLNLRLRYEATHDALTGLPNRTLFFERLEKALAAGDGARFGLCYLDLDGFKTVNDSLGHAAGDRLLVEVADRLQSCATAPGEMVARLGGDEFVALTTGRDTEAEVDDLAGRIMHALSTPIRVEGRELTVRGSIGIVEGPAGERGAAEVLRSADITMYRAKSAGGNRFELADPEADARAITRHGLTTALPAALERGEFFIEYQPLVHLGDGSVRGAEALVRWLHPQHGIIGPDRFIPLAEHTGLIVPLGRWVLEESVRQARTWEARHKDAGPLRVNVNLSPMQLNHPGLVSDTVEILERAGLEPGALCLEVTESALIGADDDLLKPLRRLAEMGVDIALDDFGTGYSNLANLRRLPVSILKLDRSFTQGMQHFPADPVDLKIVEGIVALAHSLDLAVTVEGVETGAQADQLRELGCDTAQGWYYARPGPPDQLHELALADATS; encoded by the coding sequence ATGAGCGGGGAGCCCGACGGGCCCGAGGACAGAGTGCGCAGGTTCGCCACCATCTGGAGCCGCGCCATCTTCCCGGTGACGGCGACCTCGCTGACCCGCCCCGAGTTCGAGCAGCAACTGGTGCCGCTGGCCCGGAGGTTGCGTGCCGCGCTGCACGAGCGGATCTTCGACGCGGCCGAGGGCCAGGCGATCGGCGCGGCGCTCGTCGGCACGCACTGCACCGACCCGGAGGCGCTGAGCCGCACGCTCGACTGCGTGGACGCCTACCTCGTCCTGTACTGCGGCGACGACGGCCCCCGGGAGGAGCTGCGGGCCCGGTCCGCGCGCCTGCAGCACGCCGTGGCCGCGGGCTTCGCGGCAGCGCTTCGCGAGCGGACACTCGCCGAGCAGGAGGCGATATCCCGGGCGGCCCTGGACGCCCGCAGCGCCGTGGCCGAAGCCCTGCACGCGAGCGAGGCACGCTTCCGTGCCGTCTTCCACGGCGCGGCGATCGGCATCGGCATCGCCGACCTCACGGGCACGGTCCTGGAGGCGAACGACGCGCTGATCCGCATGTTCGGCGGCCTGGAGAGCCAGCTGCGTGGACGCAACGTCGCGGAGTGGACGCACCCGGACGACTCGCCCCACGTATGGAAGCTCTACGAGGAGCTGGTGCGCGGGGAGCGCGAGCACTACCGCGTGGAGAAGGCCTTCTACCGCCCCGACGGCACCGCCCTGTGGACCAACCTGACGGTCTCGCTGCTGCGTGACGCGGACGGAGTGCCGCAGTACCAACTGGCGTTGATGGAGGACACCACCGAACGCCGGCTGCTCAATCTGCGCCTTCGCTACGAGGCCACGCACGACGCGCTCACCGGACTGCCGAACCGCACCCTGTTCTTCGAGCGCCTGGAGAAGGCCCTCGCGGCGGGCGACGGCGCGCGGTTCGGGCTCTGCTACCTCGACCTCGACGGCTTCAAGACCGTCAACGACAGCCTCGGGCACGCGGCGGGCGACCGCCTCCTCGTCGAGGTCGCCGACCGGCTCCAGTCCTGCGCCACGGCGCCCGGCGAGATGGTCGCCAGGCTCGGCGGTGACGAGTTCGTGGCGCTGACCACGGGCCGCGACACCGAGGCCGAGGTGGACGACCTCGCCGGGCGCATCATGCACGCGCTCTCCACGCCCATCCGCGTCGAGGGCCGCGAACTGACCGTGCGCGGCAGCATCGGCATCGTCGAGGGCCCGGCAGGGGAGCGTGGCGCGGCGGAGGTGCTGCGCAGCGCGGACATCACGATGTACCGCGCGAAGTCCGCGGGCGGCAACCGCTTCGAGCTCGCCGACCCCGAGGCCGACGCCCGCGCCATCACCCGGCACGGCCTGACCACCGCGCTGCCCGCCGCCCTGGAGCGGGGCGAGTTCTTCATCGAGTACCAGCCCCTGGTGCACCTGGGTGACGGCAGCGTGCGCGGGGCCGAGGCGCTGGTGCGCTGGCTGCATCCGCAGCACGGCATCATCGGCCCGGACCGGTTCATCCCGCTCGCCGAGCACACCGGGCTGATCGTGCCGCTCGGCCGCTGGGTTCTTGAGGAATCGGTACGCCAGGCCCGCACCTGGGAGGCACGGCACAAGGACGCCGGGCCGCTGCGCGTGAACGTGAACCTCTCGCCCATGCAGCTGAACCACCCCGGCCTGGTCTCGGACACGGTGGAGATCCTGGAGCGCGCCGGGCTCGAACCGGGCGCCCTGTGCCTGGAAGTCACCGAGTCCGCGCTGATCGGCGCCGACGACGACCTGCTCAAGCCGCTGCGGCGGCTCGCCGAGATGGGCGTGGACATCGCGCTCGACGACTTCGGCACGGGCTACTCGAACCTCGCCAATCTGCGCCGCCTGCCGGTGAGCATCCTCAAGCTCGACCGCTCCTTCACGCAGGGCATGCAGCACTTCCCGGCCGACCCCGTCGATCTGAAGATCGTCGAGGGGATCGTCGCGCTCGCCCACAGCCTGGACCTCGCGGTCACGGTGGAGGGCGTCGAGACGGGCGCCCAGGCGGATCAGCTGCGAGAGTTGGGGTGCGACACGGCGCAGGGCTGGTACTACGCACGGCCAGGACCGCCGGACCAGCTGCACGAGCTGGCGCTTGCCGACGCGACGAGCTGA
- a CDS encoding VOC family protein, producing the protein MIHWVYAFVDRPADRFGRACAFWTTVTGTRLSAFRGDADQFVTLLPDEGADACLKAQAVAGSGGAHLDFAVDDVAAGARAARELGATPVFAEEGLEVMRSPGGQLFCVVTWQGEKDRPAPLVAPDGTTSRLDQVCLDVPPAVFEAEKAFWPAFTGWSDRPGSRPEFHLVEPAAELPMRILLQRLDSDALPGAHLDFSCSDLDADRVRHERLGAEALRRGPHWIVMRDPAGGTYCLTIRDPETGGLPRAR; encoded by the coding sequence ATGATCCATTGGGTGTACGCGTTCGTCGACCGGCCCGCGGACCGGTTCGGGCGGGCTTGCGCGTTCTGGACGACGGTCACGGGAACGCGGCTCTCCGCGTTCCGCGGTGACGCCGATCAGTTCGTGACGCTGCTGCCGGACGAGGGCGCCGACGCCTGTCTGAAGGCGCAGGCGGTCGCGGGCTCCGGTGGCGCGCATCTGGACTTCGCGGTGGACGACGTCGCCGCAGGAGCGCGCGCCGCCCGCGAGCTGGGGGCCACACCCGTCTTCGCCGAGGAGGGCCTGGAGGTTATGCGCTCCCCGGGAGGACAGCTGTTCTGTGTCGTGACGTGGCAGGGCGAGAAGGACCGCCCCGCACCGCTCGTCGCGCCGGACGGCACCACGAGCCGCCTCGACCAGGTCTGCCTCGACGTGCCGCCGGCGGTGTTCGAGGCGGAGAAGGCCTTCTGGCCCGCCTTCACGGGGTGGTCCGACCGCCCGGGTTCCCGCCCGGAGTTCCACCTCGTCGAGCCGGCCGCCGAGCTGCCGATGCGGATCCTGCTCCAGCGCCTCGACTCGGACGCGCTGCCCGGAGCGCACCTGGACTTCTCCTGCTCGGACCTCGACGCGGACCGCGTCCGGCACGAGCGGCTTGGCGCCGAAGCCTTGCGGAGGGGGCCGCATTGGATCGTGATGCGGGACCCGGCGGGGGGCACGTATTGCCTGACGATCCGGGACCCCGAGACCGGCGGTCTGCCTCGCGCTCGCTAG
- a CDS encoding LysR family transcriptional regulator, with protein MQFQQLLYFVAVAETRHFTRAAEQVHVSQPSLSQQVRALEKELGAELFSRARGNIALTDAGEALLPLARRILADADTARIEVQELAQLRRGRIRLGATPSVCTGLLPEVLRAFHDRHPGIQLLLEEGGSHDLVRELARGALDLAIVVLPLPSPSPALTTVELLREDLVVVSSPDVRKFGGKSVRVADLERERLVMFRHGYDLRELTVAACRAEGFEPEFAVEGGEMDAVLGFVRAGLGVAVVPRMVAERAGRGLRMTPLARPTLHRTIALAHRSDVAPPRAARELQRMLLER; from the coding sequence ATGCAGTTCCAGCAGCTCCTCTACTTCGTCGCGGTGGCCGAGACCAGGCACTTCACTCGGGCCGCCGAGCAGGTGCACGTATCGCAGCCCTCGCTCTCCCAGCAGGTCCGTGCCTTGGAGAAGGAGCTGGGCGCCGAGCTGTTCAGCAGGGCCCGGGGGAACATCGCGCTGACCGACGCGGGCGAGGCTCTCCTTCCACTGGCCCGCCGGATCCTCGCGGACGCCGACACCGCGCGCATCGAGGTCCAGGAGCTGGCCCAGCTGCGCCGCGGGCGGATCCGCCTGGGGGCGACGCCCAGCGTCTGCACGGGCCTGCTGCCCGAGGTGCTTCGCGCCTTCCACGACCGCCACCCCGGCATCCAGCTACTCCTGGAGGAGGGCGGCTCCCACGATCTCGTACGGGAACTGGCGCGCGGCGCCCTGGATCTGGCCATCGTCGTGCTGCCGCTGCCGTCGCCGTCCCCCGCCCTGACCACCGTGGAGCTGCTCCGCGAGGACCTGGTCGTGGTGTCGTCACCGGACGTGCGCAAGTTCGGCGGCAAGTCGGTGCGCGTCGCGGATCTGGAGCGGGAGCGTCTCGTGATGTTCCGGCACGGCTACGACCTGCGGGAGCTGACGGTCGCCGCCTGCCGGGCCGAGGGGTTCGAGCCGGAGTTCGCGGTCGAGGGCGGCGAGATGGACGCGGTGCTCGGCTTCGTGCGGGCCGGGCTCGGGGTCGCGGTGGTGCCGCGGATGGTGGCCGAGCGCGCGGGCCGCGGCCTGCGGATGACACCTCTGGCCCGCCCGACGCTCCATCGGACCATCGCTCTGGCTCACCGAAGTGACGTGGCTCCGCCACGGGCTGCGCGGGAGCTGCAGAGGATGCTGTTGGAGCGGTGA
- a CDS encoding succinate dehydrogenase: protein MTRTIWDSSVGKKTVMAVSGLIMLLYLIAHMIGNLKIFFGPAEINHYAHWLRTVGEPFMHYEWTLWLIRVVLVAAVVAHATSAYQLSRRDIKARPTKYANKKAGKSFATRTMRWGGIILGLFIVWHILDLTTGTVHPGGYEHLHPYQNIIDTFSTWYGNVIYIAAVVALGFHVRHGLWSAAQTLGAGKATRDRALKIIANGLALFLTAGFVVVPVAVMTGVVS, encoded by the coding sequence ATGACGCGCACGATCTGGGACTCGTCCGTCGGTAAGAAGACAGTGATGGCAGTGAGCGGCCTGATCATGCTGCTCTATCTGATCGCCCACATGATCGGGAACCTGAAGATCTTCTTCGGGCCCGCGGAGATCAACCACTACGCCCACTGGCTGCGCACGGTCGGCGAGCCCTTCATGCACTACGAGTGGACGCTCTGGCTGATCCGTGTCGTCCTCGTGGCCGCAGTGGTCGCGCACGCCACCTCCGCCTACCAGCTGAGCCGCCGCGACATCAAGGCACGCCCCACCAAGTACGCGAACAAGAAGGCGGGCAAGAGCTTCGCGACGCGCACGATGCGCTGGGGCGGGATCATCCTCGGCCTGTTCATCGTCTGGCACATCCTCGACCTGACGACCGGCACCGTGCACCCCGGCGGCTACGAGCACCTGCACCCGTACCAGAACATCATCGACACGTTCTCCACGTGGTACGGCAACGTCATCTACATCGCCGCCGTGGTCGCCCTCGGCTTCCACGTCCGTCACGGGCTCTGGAGCGCCGCGCAGACCCTCGGCGCGGGCAAGGCGACCCGTGACCGCGCCCTCAAGATCATCGCCAATGGCCTCGCGCTGTTCCTGACGGCGGGCTTCGTCGTCGTACCCGTGGCCGTCATGACCGGAGTGGTGAGCTAG
- a CDS encoding fumarate reductase/succinate dehydrogenase flavoprotein subunit has product MNSSREYADYATGEPVVDTKAPAGPVAERWDTRRFEAKLVNPANRRKHTVIVVGTGLAGGSAGATLAEQGYHVVQFCYQDSPRRAHSIAAQGGINAAKNYRNDGDSVHRLFYDTVKGGDFRARESNVHRLAQISVEIIDQCVAQGVPFAREYGGLLDTRSFGGVQVSRTFYARGQTGQQLLLGAYQALSRQIAAGNVEMHPRTEMLDVIVVDGRARGIVARDLITGKIETYFADAVVLASGGYGNVFYLSTNAMNSNATAVWRAHRRGAYFANPCFTQIHPTCIPRTGDHQSKLTLMSESLRNDGRIWVPKAQGDDRPANKIPEDERDYYLERIYPSFGNLVPRDIASRAAKNVCDEGRGVGPGGQGVYLDFADAIKRMGRKAVEAKYGNLFDMYARITDEDPYKTPMRIYPAVHYTMGGLWVDYDLQTTIPGLFAVGEANFSDHGANRLGASALMQGLADGYFVLPSTINDYLARNPHHDEISDEHPVVREVLDETADRITRLLAVDGDRTPDSFHRELGELMWEFCGMARTETGLRKALERIPQIREEFWRRIKVPGTGEEFNQSLEKANRIVDYLELAELMCLDALHRAESCGGHFREESQTPDGEAARVDEKFSYAAVWEFTATGEAPTLHKEDLVFEYVHPTQRSYA; this is encoded by the coding sequence ATGAATTCCTCTCGTGAGTACGCCGATTACGCGACCGGGGAGCCGGTCGTCGACACCAAGGCCCCGGCAGGGCCCGTCGCCGAGCGCTGGGACACCCGCCGCTTCGAGGCCAAGCTGGTCAACCCCGCGAACCGCCGCAAGCACACCGTGATCGTCGTCGGTACCGGTCTCGCCGGCGGCTCGGCGGGCGCCACGCTCGCCGAACAGGGCTACCACGTCGTGCAGTTCTGCTACCAGGACTCACCGCGCCGCGCCCACTCGATCGCCGCGCAGGGCGGCATCAACGCCGCGAAGAACTACCGCAACGACGGCGACTCCGTCCACCGGCTCTTCTACGACACCGTCAAGGGCGGCGACTTCCGCGCCCGCGAGTCCAACGTCCACCGCCTCGCGCAGATCTCGGTGGAGATCATCGACCAGTGCGTCGCACAGGGCGTTCCGTTCGCGCGCGAGTACGGCGGACTGCTCGACACCCGCTCCTTCGGCGGTGTGCAGGTCTCGCGTACGTTCTACGCGCGCGGCCAGACGGGGCAGCAGCTGCTCCTCGGCGCGTACCAGGCGCTCTCGCGGCAGATCGCTGCCGGGAACGTCGAGATGCACCCGCGCACGGAGATGCTCGACGTCATCGTCGTGGACGGGCGGGCCCGTGGCATCGTCGCCCGCGACCTGATCACGGGCAAGATCGAGACCTACTTCGCCGACGCGGTGGTCCTCGCGTCCGGCGGCTACGGCAACGTCTTCTACCTGTCGACGAACGCCATGAACTCCAACGCCACTGCCGTATGGCGCGCGCACCGGCGCGGCGCCTACTTCGCCAACCCCTGCTTCACGCAGATCCACCCGACGTGCATTCCGCGCACCGGTGACCACCAGTCGAAGCTGACGCTGATGAGTGAGTCGCTGCGCAACGACGGCCGGATCTGGGTTCCCAAGGCCCAGGGCGACGACCGCCCGGCGAACAAGATCCCCGAGGATGAGCGCGACTACTACCTGGAGCGCATCTACCCCTCCTTCGGCAACCTCGTGCCCCGCGACATCGCCTCGCGCGCCGCGAAGAACGTATGCGACGAGGGCCGCGGGGTCGGCCCCGGCGGCCAGGGCGTCTACCTCGACTTCGCCGACGCCATCAAGCGCATGGGCAGGAAGGCGGTCGAGGCCAAGTACGGCAACCTCTTCGACATGTACGCGCGGATCACCGACGAGGACCCGTACAAGACGCCGATGCGGATCTACCCCGCCGTGCATTACACGATGGGCGGACTCTGGGTCGACTACGACCTGCAGACCACCATCCCGGGCCTGTTCGCGGTCGGCGAGGCCAACTTCTCCGACCACGGAGCGAACCGGCTCGGCGCTTCGGCCCTGATGCAGGGCCTCGCCGACGGCTACTTCGTGCTGCCGTCCACGATCAACGACTACCTCGCCCGCAACCCGCACCACGACGAGATCTCCGACGAACACCCCGTCGTACGCGAGGTGTTGGACGAGACAGCGGACCGTATCACCCGGCTGCTGGCCGTCGACGGCGACCGCACCCCCGACTCCTTCCACCGCGAACTCGGCGAGCTGATGTGGGAGTTCTGCGGCATGGCCCGTACGGAGACGGGTCTGCGCAAGGCGTTGGAGCGCATCCCGCAGATTCGCGAGGAGTTCTGGCGCCGGATCAAGGTGCCGGGCACCGGCGAGGAGTTCAACCAGTCCCTGGAGAAGGCGAACCGCATCGTCGACTACCTGGAACTCGCCGAGCTGATGTGCCTCGACGCCCTGCACCGCGCCGAGTCCTGCGGCGGCCACTTCCGCGAGGAGTCGCAGACGCCGGACGGCGAAGCGGCGCGCGTGGACGAGAAGTTCTCGTACGCCGCCGTCTGGGAGTTCACGGCCACGGGTGAGGCTCCCACCCTTCATAAGGAAGACCTCGTCTTCGAGTACGTCCACCCCACTCAGCGGAGCTACGCATGA